The Physeter macrocephalus isolate SW-GA chromosome 13, ASM283717v5, whole genome shotgun sequence genome window below encodes:
- the RPL21 gene encoding large ribosomal subunit protein eL21, producing the protein MTNTKGKRRGTRYMFSRPFRKHGVVPLATYMRIYKKGDIVDIKGMGTVQKGMPHKCYHGKTGRVYNVTQHAVGIIVNKQVKGKILAKRINVRIEHIKHSKSRDSFLKRVKENDQKKKEAKEKGTWVQLKRQPAPPREAHFVRTNGKEPELLEPIPYEFMA; encoded by the exons ATGACCAAcacaaaaggaaagaggaggggcaCCCGCTACATGTTCTCTAGGCCTTTTAGAAAACATG gaGTTGTTCCTTTGGCCACATACATGCGAATCTACAAGAAAGGTGATATTGTAGATATCAAG GGAATGGGCACTGTTCAAAAAGGAATGCCCCACAAATGTTACCATGGCAAAACTGGGAGAGTCTACAATGTTACCCAGCATGCTGTTGGCATCATTGTAAACAAACAAGTTAA gGGCAAGATTCTTGCCAAGAGAATTAATGTGCGTATCGAGCATATTAAGCACTCTAAGAGCCGGGACAGCTTCCTGAAACGGGTGaaggaaaatgatcagaaaaagaaggaagccaaaGAGAAAGGTACTTGGGTTCAGCTGAAGCGCCAG CCTGCTCCACCCAGAGAAGCACACTTCGTGAGAACCAATGGAAAGGAGCCTGAACTGTTGGAGCCCATTCCCTATGAATTCATGGCATGA